The Brevibacillus brevis genome contains a region encoding:
- a CDS encoding ABC transporter permease, which yields MRAELQQAPTAARRKSITASPAFVYVLVSPLFLILLAYVIYPLFETFVASIKIDEEITWKNYIRFFSLEHTANLEALWNSIYISVLSVITCGIVGVAMAFLLERYEFPGRKILSVLALVPMALPPLIGVLSFTFLYGESGIIPRAIKELFGLAQVPFSLKGIWGVVVVHTFTMYTYFFMTATAAIKGLDPSLEEAAASLGANRFTVWRRIILPMLTPAMVASSLLVFMISMASYTAPLIFGIDRTMTMQIYLSRTNGDLDMAATQSTILSIVSVAFLLIMRWYQGARNYQNLSKGVSVHRTEIKSKAGRYTTIVLSFIGTVILMLPILVLVLISFSVDGTWTVQILPPEYTLSHYMDLFTDSKTWRPILNSLQLSAIAVIGIVIFGVAAAYAMVRLKFRGKTLLDVLIMLPWALPGTVVAINLIAAFSEPNAFSFGQVLIGTFWIIPLAYFVRHLPLVFRSTNATLMQMDPSVEEAARNLGASWWYSFRRVVFPMAWGGILAGTLLAFVQCIGEFVASILIFTPKTTPLSVAVFQRMYSNEFGTACAYGVLQIVVIIIVLFISRKLTGDKAGTAV from the coding sequence TTGAGAGCAGAGTTGCAGCAAGCGCCGACAGCAGCCAGACGAAAGTCCATCACCGCTTCACCCGCCTTCGTCTACGTGCTGGTATCGCCACTCTTTTTAATATTGTTGGCTTATGTCATTTATCCATTGTTCGAAACGTTCGTTGCGAGTATCAAAATCGATGAAGAAATCACGTGGAAAAACTACATTCGCTTCTTCAGCCTCGAGCATACCGCCAATCTGGAAGCGTTGTGGAACAGTATCTACATATCGGTTCTGAGTGTCATTACATGCGGAATTGTCGGGGTTGCGATGGCGTTTTTATTGGAGCGCTATGAGTTTCCAGGGCGAAAAATCCTTTCTGTGCTGGCTTTGGTTCCGATGGCGTTGCCTCCACTTATTGGCGTTCTCTCGTTTACCTTTTTGTACGGGGAGAGCGGAATCATTCCACGAGCGATCAAAGAGCTGTTCGGGCTTGCCCAGGTTCCTTTCTCGTTAAAAGGAATTTGGGGTGTGGTCGTCGTTCATACATTTACGATGTACACTTACTTCTTCATGACAGCTACAGCAGCAATCAAGGGACTCGACCCGTCCTTGGAAGAGGCGGCAGCCAGTCTCGGAGCGAATCGCTTTACTGTTTGGCGGCGCATTATTTTGCCGATGCTCACGCCAGCGATGGTCGCGTCTTCTCTGTTGGTTTTCATGATTTCGATGGCTTCTTATACGGCACCACTCATTTTCGGAATTGACCGGACGATGACGATGCAAATCTATCTGTCTCGCACCAATGGAGATTTGGACATGGCTGCGACACAGTCTACGATTCTTTCGATTGTTTCTGTTGCCTTTCTTTTGATCATGCGTTGGTATCAAGGCGCGCGCAACTACCAGAACTTGAGCAAAGGGGTCAGCGTGCACCGTACCGAGATCAAGAGCAAGGCGGGACGCTACACCACGATTGTGCTGTCTTTTATCGGTACAGTCATTCTGATGCTGCCAATTCTCGTATTGGTACTCATCTCCTTCTCGGTGGATGGTACCTGGACGGTGCAAATATTACCTCCGGAGTATACCTTGTCGCATTACATGGATCTGTTCACGGATAGCAAGACGTGGCGTCCGATTCTCAACAGCTTGCAGTTGTCTGCTATCGCGGTAATCGGGATCGTCATTTTCGGTGTAGCTGCGGCTTATGCCATGGTTCGCCTCAAGTTTCGTGGGAAAACGCTTCTTGATGTGTTGATCATGCTGCCATGGGCATTGCCAGGGACAGTTGTTGCGATCAACCTGATTGCAGCGTTCAGCGAACCGAATGCATTCAGCTTTGGGCAGGTTTTGATCGGAACATTCTGGATTATCCCGTTGGCGTATTTTGTCCGACATCTGCCACTTGTGTTTCGCTCTACCAATGCGACTTTGATGCAGATGGACCCATCTGTCGAGGAGGCTGCGCGGAATCTGGGGGCTTCCTGGTGGTACAGCTTCAGACGTGTCGTGTTTCCGATGGCTTGGGGGGGAATTCTTGCAGGTACGCTTTTGGCATTCGTTCAGTGTATCGGGGAGTTCGTGGCTTCGATTCTGATCTTTACACCGAAGACAACGCCATTGTCTGTCGCGGTATTCCAACGCATGTACAGTAATGAGTTCGGCACCGCTTGCGCCTATGGAGTCTTGCAAATCGTGGTCATCATCATCGTGTTGTTCATCTCCAGAAAACTGAC
- a CDS encoding ABC transporter ATP-binding protein → MSSVTLDHVHKRFGQAKGVEDVHIHIESGEFFTFLGPSGCGKTTTLRMIAGFYYPTEGHIRFGSQEVTSLPPHKRNTGMVFQNYALFPHMTVFENIAFGLQVRKVNKTDAKERVERIMKLVRLEGYGERRIDQLSGGQQQRVALARALVIEPQILLLDEPLSNLDAKLREETRFEIKRLQLELGITTIYVTHDQAEAMSMSDRIMVMQSGEVQQIGTPHEIYHRPVNRFVASFIGETNLWEGTVTGFDGDEVLVRTASGQMLSGFKQNASPRAQLSVGEKVTMSIRPESVLESTSSEGQNVVTGSVVMSEFTGACVNYVTEVGTESLRSMSINLGRPIKQRGDAIGLHIPKESIYFAG, encoded by the coding sequence CTCGGTCCGAGTGGCTGCGGCAAAACGACTACCCTGCGCATGATTGCCGGCTTTTATTATCCAACGGAAGGCCATATCCGCTTTGGATCACAGGAGGTTACATCTCTTCCTCCCCATAAGCGCAATACCGGGATGGTATTCCAAAACTACGCGTTGTTCCCGCACATGACTGTTTTTGAAAATATCGCGTTTGGCTTGCAGGTTCGGAAAGTGAACAAAACAGATGCAAAAGAGCGCGTAGAACGGATCATGAAGCTGGTGCGTCTGGAAGGCTATGGCGAACGCCGCATAGATCAGCTTTCTGGGGGACAACAGCAACGGGTAGCACTGGCACGGGCGCTGGTCATCGAGCCGCAGATTCTGCTGTTGGATGAGCCGCTGTCCAATCTGGATGCGAAGCTTCGTGAAGAGACGCGTTTCGAGATCAAGAGACTCCAGCTGGAGCTGGGGATTACGACGATTTACGTTACACACGATCAGGCGGAAGCGATGTCGATGTCAGACCGGATTATGGTCATGCAGAGCGGAGAAGTGCAGCAGATCGGTACACCTCATGAGATTTACCATCGTCCTGTAAACCGTTTTGTCGCTTCTTTTATCGGCGAGACGAATCTGTGGGAAGGGACAGTTACAGGGTTTGACGGCGATGAAGTGCTGGTTCGCACGGCTTCTGGACAAATGCTCAGCGGATTTAAGCAAAATGCTTCGCCGCGTGCACAGCTGTCAGTCGGGGAGAAAGTGACAATGTCCATTCGTCCTGAATCCGTTTTGGAGAGCACAAGCAGCGAAGGACAAAATGTAGTGACAGGCTCTGTTGTCATGTCTGAATTTACAGGGGCGTGTGTCAATTACGTCACGGAAGTAGGAACGGAGAGCCTGCGCAGCATGTCCATCAACCTGGGACGACCGATTAAACAACGCGGCGATGCCATCGGCCTACATATTCCGAAAGAGAGCATTTATTTTGCCGGATAA